The genomic stretch CGGCCTGCGCCGCTGCTACGCTCTGGGCATGACGGCCCTGGACGAACGTGCCCCGCAGACCAGCATCCGCGATCTCGGTGTCCGTGCCCGCGCTGCCGGCCGGGTGCTGCGGTCGCTGCCCACGGAGCGCAAGGTCGCCGCACTGCACGCCATCGCTGCCGGCCTGCGCGACCACCACGCCGAGATCCTGACCGCCAACGCGCGGGATGTCGAGGCGGCGGTCGCCAGCGGTCTGCCCGAGGCCATGGTCGCCCGCCTGAAGCTCGATGCGCGTGCCCTGGAGACCATCGCGGCCGATGTCCTGGCCGTGTCGCGCCTGCCCGATCCGGTGGGGGAGACCACGCCCGAGGCCACGCAGCCCAGCGGGATCCGCGTGTCGACCCGGCGCGTGCCGCTGGGCGTGCTGGGCGTCATCTACGAGTCGCGCCCGAACGTCACGGTGGATGTGGCCGCGCTGGGCGTCATGAGCGGCAACGCCGTGATCCTGCGCGGCGGCAAGGAGACGATCCACTCGAACGCCGCACTGGGCGACGTGGTGGCGGCGGCCCTCGCCTCGGTGGGTCTGCCGCCCACGGCCGTGCAGGTGATCCGCGACCCGGCCCGCGAGCGCGTGCTGGAGCTGCTGAAACTCGATGATCTGGTCGATGCGATCATCCCGCGTGGCGGGGCGGGCCTGCACCGCTTCTGCGTCGAGAACGCCACCGTGCCGGTCATCGTCGGCGGGATCGGCGTGGTGCACCTCTACCTCGATCACTCGTTCACCCACACCGCCGAGGACGTGCAGACCGCCGTACAGATCATCCGCAACGCCAAGGTGCAGAAGCCCAGCGCGTGCAATGCCCTGGACACCCTGCTGATCGACCGGGCCGCCCTGGACAGCCTGCCGGAGATCGCCCGCGACCTCGCCGCGCACGGCGTCACGCTGCGGGCCGATGCCGAGTCGCAGGCGGTGCTGGATGCCGCCGGCCTTCCCGCCCAGCCTGCGCAGGACGCCGATTTCGGCACGGAATTCCTCGCCCTGACCGCCAGCATCAAGGTCGTTGCTGACCTCGACGAGGCCCTGGACTTCATCGCCGCGCATGGCAACCACACCGACGTGATCCTGAGTCGCGACCCCGCCCAGACCGAGCGCTTCGTGCAGGACGTGGACAGCGCGGCCGTGGTCGTGAACGCCAGCCCCCGCTTCAACGATGGCGGTCAGCTGGGCCTGGGGGCCGAGGTGGCGATCAGCACCCAGAAGCTGCACGCCCGTGGCCCGATGGCCCTGCGCGAGCTGACCACGACGAAGTGGGTCGTGGTGGGGAACGGGCAGGTCAGGGGATAGGAGATAGAGGATGGAGGATAGGTGGTAGACCCATCCTCCATCCTCTGCGTCCTGGGTTACACGCCCAGCGGCACGTCTACCCCGAGTTCAGCCAGCACCGTGCGGATGGCGGGCGCGTCGATGCCGGCGCGGGCGTGCACGCTGTCCACGGTGGCGTGTTCCTGAAACTCGTCCGGGATGCCCAGCACGCGGACGGGCACGGTCAGGCCCCAGGCGTTCAGGGCCTCCAGCACGGCGCTGCCAAATCCCCCGACGACGGTGTTGTCCTCGACGGTGACGATGGCGCGGGCGCTGCCAGCGATCTCGCGCAGCATGGCGTCGTCGAGCGGCTTGACGAAACGGGCGTTCACGACCCCCACGCCGGGCAGGTCGGCGGCGGCCTTCTGGGCGTATTCCAGGCCCTTGCCACCCGCCAGGATGACCACGTCGTCGCCGGACTTCACGCGCTCCCACGTGCCCCACGCCAGGGTGGGCCAGGTGCCCTCCGGGACGCGTTCGGTGGTGCCGCGCGGGTAACGGATGGCGAAGGGGCCGGAGTGCTCCTGGGCGTACTTCAGCATGCCGCGCAGTTCTGTGGCGTCCTTCGGCAGGCCGATCCGCACGCCGGGAATCGACCGCAGGAAGCTGAGGTCGAACACGCCGTTGTGGGTGGCTCCATCGGCCCCGACGATACCGGCCCGGTCGATGGCGAACGTCACGTTCAGGTGCTCGATGGCGACGTCGTGCAGCACCTGGTCGTAGGCGCGCTGCAGGAAGGTGGAATAGATCGCCACGACGGGCCGCAGGCCCTGGAGGGCCATCCCGGCGGCGGCCGTCACGGCGACCTCCTCGGCGATGCCGACATCCAGATAGCGGTGCGGGTGGGCCTTGCTGTAGCCGACCAGCCCGCTGCCCTCACGCATGGCGGGCGTGATCACGAAGGTGCGCGGGTCGAGTTTCGCCAGTTCCGTGACCGCATCCCCGAAGGCGTTGCTCCACGAGTACGCATTGCTGGGCACGAAGTCCCCGGTCTCCGGGTCGAACTTGCCCGGGCCGTGCCAGTAGATCGGATCGGCCTCGGCGTAGCTCAGGCCCTTGCCCTTCTTGGTGACCACATGCAGGATCGTCGGCCCGTCGAGCTCCACCAGCCGTTCGAGCAGCCACACGAGTTCCTGCACGTTGTGCCCGTCGACCGGCCCAACGTAGCGCACGCCCATGGTGGCAAAGGGATTCACGCTGGCCGGGTCGAAGAAGTGCCGGGTGCTGCTCTTGGCGCGGCTCATGAAGTTGGCGAGCGGGCGGCTCACCGCCTGCATGGCCTTCTTGCCTGCCCCCTCGCCCTCCTGGAACCACTTCTGCACCTGCAGGCCACGCATGAACTTGTTCATGGCCCCTACGTT from Deinococcus sp. AB2017081 encodes the following:
- the dxs gene encoding 1-deoxy-D-xylulose-5-phosphate synthase — its product is MTSSDLVPVPQRLLDAVNSPDDLKTLKREQLPQLAQELRDEIVRVCSVGGLHLASSLGATDVIVALHYVLQSPRDRILFDVGHQAYAHKMLTGRREQMATVKKEGGLSGFTKVSESPHDAITVGHASTSLANALGMAMARDALGQDYHVAAVIGDGSLTGGMALAALNTIGDTQRKMLIILNDNEMSISENVGAMNKFMRGLQVQKWFQEGEGAGKKAMQAVSRPLANFMSRAKSSTRHFFDPASVNPFATMGVRYVGPVDGHNVQELVWLLERLVELDGPTILHVVTKKGKGLSYAEADPIYWHGPGKFDPETGDFVPSNAYSWSNAFGDAVTELAKLDPRTFVITPAMREGSGLVGYSKAHPHRYLDVGIAEEVAVTAAAGMALQGLRPVVAIYSTFLQRAYDQVLHDVAIEHLNVTFAIDRAGIVGADGATHNGVFDLSFLRSIPGVRIGLPKDATELRGMLKYAQEHSGPFAIRYPRGTTERVPEGTWPTLAWGTWERVKSGDDVVILAGGKGLEYAQKAAADLPGVGVVNARFVKPLDDAMLREIAGSARAIVTVEDNTVVGGFGSAVLEALNAWGLTVPVRVLGIPDEFQEHATVDSVHARAGIDAPAIRTVLAELGVDVPLGV
- a CDS encoding glutamate-5-semialdehyde dehydrogenase, with amino-acid sequence MTALDERAPQTSIRDLGVRARAAGRVLRSLPTERKVAALHAIAAGLRDHHAEILTANARDVEAAVASGLPEAMVARLKLDARALETIAADVLAVSRLPDPVGETTPEATQPSGIRVSTRRVPLGVLGVIYESRPNVTVDVAALGVMSGNAVILRGGKETIHSNAALGDVVAAALASVGLPPTAVQVIRDPARERVLELLKLDDLVDAIIPRGGAGLHRFCVENATVPVIVGGIGVVHLYLDHSFTHTAEDVQTAVQIIRNAKVQKPSACNALDTLLIDRAALDSLPEIARDLAAHGVTLRADAESQAVLDAAGLPAQPAQDADFGTEFLALTASIKVVADLDEALDFIAAHGNHTDVILSRDPAQTERFVQDVDSAAVVVNASPRFNDGGQLGLGAEVAISTQKLHARGPMALRELTTTKWVVVGNGQVRG